From Peromyscus maniculatus bairdii isolate BWxNUB_F1_BW_parent chromosome 8, HU_Pman_BW_mat_3.1, whole genome shotgun sequence, a single genomic window includes:
- the Aoc3 gene encoding amine oxidase [copper-containing] 3, with protein MTQKTTLVLLALAVITIFALVCVLLAGRSGDGGGLGQPLHCPSILPSAQPWTNPGQSQLFADLSPEELTAVMSFLTKHLGPGLVDAAQARPSDNCVFSVELQLPAKAAALAHLDRGAPPPAREALAIIFFGAQPQPNVTELVVGPLPHPSYMRDVTVERHGGPIPYYRRPVLAREYMDIEQMVFRRELPKISGLLHHCCFYKHGGHNLLKMTSAPRGLQSGDRATWFGLYYNLSGTGFYLHPIGLELLIDHKALDPALWTIRKVFYQGRYFESLVNLEDHFEAGQVNVVVVPANGTGGSWSLKSSVPPGPAPPLQFHPQGPRFSVQGSRVASSLWTFSFGLGAFSGPRVFDICFKGERVAYEISVQEAIALYGGNSPAAMTTCYMDGSFGIGKYSTSLTRGVDCPYLATYMDWHFLQESQDPKTLRDAFCVFEQNQGLPLRRHHSDYYSHYFGGVAETVLVVRSVATLLNYDYVWDMIFHPNGAIEVKFHATGYISSAFFFGAGERFGNRVGEHTLGTVHAHSAHYKVDLDVAGLNNWAWAEDMAFVPMNVPWSPEYQIQRLQVTRKLLETEEEAAFPLGGATPRYLYLASNHSNKWGHRRGYRIQTVSFAGEPLPQGSPIEKSISWGRYHLAVTQRKEEEPGSSSIFNQNDPWTPTVDFTDFINNETIAGQDLVAWVTAGFLHIPHAEDVPNTVTVGNGVGFFLRPYNFFDEDPSIYSADSVYFRGDQNASACEVNPLACLSQTATCAPDLPAFSHAGFIHK; from the exons ATGACCCAGAAGACCACCCTGGTGCTTCTGGCATTGGCTGTCATCACCATTTTTGCCTTGGTTTGTGTCTTGTTAGCCGGTAGGAGCGGAGATGGAGGTGGCCTGGGCCAACCTCTCCATTGTCCGTCCATTCTTCCCAGTGCCCAGCCCTGGACCAATCCTGGCCAGAGCCAGCTGTTTGCAGACCTGAGCCCCGAGGAGCTGACAGCTGTGATGAGCTTTCTGACCAAGCACCTGGGCCCAGGGCTGGTGGATGCAGCCCAGGCTCGGCCCTCGGACAACTGCGTCTTCTCAGTGGAGCTGCAGCTGCCTGCTAAGGCTGCAGCCCTGGCCCACCTGGACAGAGGGGCGCCCCCGCCCGCCCGGGAGGCGCTGGCCATCATCTTCTTTGGTGCACAACCCCAGCCCAATGTGACTGAGCTGGTGGTGGGGCCCCTGCCTCACCCATCCTACATGCGGGATGTGACTGTGGAGCGACATGGTGGCCCTATTCCCTATTACCGGCGTCCTGTGCTAGCCAGAGAGTATATGGATATCGAGCAAATGGTCTTCCGCAGAGAGCTGCCCAAGATTTCTGGGCTCCTCCATCATTGTTGTTTCTACAAACATGGGGGACACAACTTGCTAAAAATGACTTCAGCCCCCCGTGGTCTGCAATCAGGGGACCGGGCCACCTGGTTCGGTTTGTACTACAACCTCTCAGGGACTGGTTTTTACCTACACCCTATTGGCTTGGAGCTGCTGATAGACCACAAGGCCCTGGACCCTGCCCTATGGACCATCCGGAAGGTATTTTATCAAGGCCGCTACTTTGAGAGTCTGGTTAATCTGGAGGACCACTTTGAGGCCGGCCAGGTAAATGTGGTGGTGGTACCAGCCAATGGCACCGGTGGGTCCTGGTCCCTAAAGTCCTCAGTGCCACCAGGTCCAGCTCCCCCCCTGCAGTTTCATCCCCAGGGACCCCGCTTCAGTGTCCAGGGGAGTCGAGTGGCCTCCTCTTTGTGGACTTTCTCTTTTGGCCTTGGAGCTTTCAGTGGCCCAAGGGTCTTTGATATCTGCTTTAAAGGGGAGAGAGTGGCCTATGAAATCAGTGTCCAGGAGGCCATAGCCCTGTATGGTGGCAATTCTCCAGCAGCAATGACGACCTGCTATATGGACGGCAGCTTTGGCATTGGCAAATACTCTACCTCCCTGACCCGTGGGGTGGACTGTCCTTACCTCGCCACCTACATGGACTGGCATTTCCTTCAGGAATCTCAGGACCCCAAGACACTACGCGATGcattttgtgtgtttgaacaGAACCAGGGCCTCCCGCTACGGCGACACCACTCAGATTACTACTCCCACTATTTTGGGGGTGTTGCGGAGACCGTGCTCGTGGTCAGATCTGTGGCTACCTTGCTCAATTATGACTATGTGTGGGACATGATCTTCCACCCCAACGGGGCCATAGAAGTCAAATTCCATGCCACGGGCTACATCAGCTCAGCATTCTTCTTTGGTGCTGGTGAAAGGTTTGGAAACCGAGTTGGGGAGCACACGCTGGGTACGGTGCACGCCCACAGTGCTCACTACAAAGTGGACCTGGATGTGGCAG GGTTGAATAACTGGGCCTGGGCAGAGGACATGGCTTTTGTCCCCATGAACGTACCTTGGAGTCCCGAGTACCAGATACAGAGGCTGCAGGTGACCCGGAAACTACTGGAGACGGAAGAGGAGGCTGCCTTCCCCCTGGGGGGTGCCACCCCACGCTACCTGTACCTGGCCAGTAACCACAGCAACAAGTGGGGTCATAGGAGAGGCTACCGCATCCAGACAGTCAGCTTTGCTGGGGAGCCACTGCCTCAGGGAAGCCCCATAGAGAAATCCATCAGCTGGGGGAG GTACCACTTGGCTGTGacgcagaggaaggaggaggagcctggAAGCTCCAGCATCTTCAACCAGAATGACCCATGGACCCCCACTGTGGATTTCACTGACTTCATCAATAATGAGACCATCGCTGGGCAG GACTTGGTAGCCTGGGTAACAGCTGGTTTTTTGCACATCCCACATGCAGAAGACGTTCCCAACACCGTGACTGTGGGGAACGGGGTGGGCTTCTTCCTCCGGCCCTACAACTTCTTTGATGAAGATCCCTCCATCTACTCTGCCGACTCCGTCTATTTCCGAGGAGACCAGAATGCCAGTGCCTGTGAGGTCAACCCCCTGGCTTGCTTGTCCCAGACTGCCACCTGTGCGCCAGACCTCCCTGCCTTTTCCCATGCGGGCTTTATTCACAAATAA